Part of the Rhodococcus sp. OK302 genome is shown below.
GATGGGGAGGCTCGGCTGACGGTGCGAGTCCGGTGACCCTCAATCCGTGCCGTTCGAACTCTGCCCACTCGCCGGGATTGTCGGTCAGGAGGCGCAACGACACCACTCCGATCTCACGCAGAATTTGAGCCGCAACAACATAGTCGGGAACGTTGACCGGACGCGTCGGCGTGGCGCCACCATCGAAGGCGTATGCGCCGTGATCCTCCAGGTTGAGGGCCTGAAGCTTGTTGAGCAGTGCCGCCCCTCGGCCTCTGTGCCCACGCACGTACAGCACTACGCCGCGACCTTCGGCTGCGACGACTTCCAGTGAGGTCTGCAACTGAGAACCGCAATCGCAGCGAAGCGAGCCGAACACGTCGCAAGTCAGGCACTCGAAATGCACGTGGACCAAGACGTCCTCGCCATCACCGATATCGCCGTCTATCAGTGCGACATGCTCCCGGTCGTCGAGTTGACTGCTGTAGCCGAGTGCACGGAATGTGCCGCAAGCGAAGGGCATTCGCGCTTCGACCCTTCGGTCGATTTGGCGCTCGGAAAACTGACGATATTCGATCAGATCGGCTACGGAAATCAGTGTCAGGTCGTGCGCACGGGCGAAATATTCCAGTTCGTCACGGCGGGCCATGCTGGTCTCGTCGAGGCGAGAGACGATTTCGCACAAGACTCCGACTGGTGCGAGGCCGGCGAGAATTGCGAGGTCAACCGAAGCTTCAGTGTGGCCGGCGCGGGTGAGCACTCCACCGGCTCTGGCCCGTAGCGGTACGACGTGACCCGGCCGTGTGAAGTCGGATGCGCCTGCGGCAGGATCAGCCAAAAGACGAATGGTTCTGGCGCGGTCGGTTGCGGAGATGCCGGTGCCGACGCCAACTGCATCAACCGTCACCGCGTAGGCGGTTCCTCGTGCATCTTCGTTTACCTGACACATCGGCGGCAGGTTCAAGCGTTGGCAGTCTTCTTCTTGAAGCGATACGCACACGAAGCCCGAGGTGTGGCGAACCATGAATGCGAGAAGTTCCGGGGTCGCCTTGTCCGCGGCGAAGATCAGATCGCCTTCGTTCTCTCGATCTTCGTCATCGACCACCACTACCGGTTTTCCGGCCGCAATATCGGCAATTGCTAGCTTGACCTGCTGAAACGAGTCGGGATCCATCACGGCCATGTTCGTTCTCCTTGAATTCTGCGCGATGGATCGCGCCTTCCGTTGGTGCGGGATCTGTTTTGCCGCAATGCTATCCATGCTTGCAGCGTTCCGACTGTCCCGAAATTGACACAGATTTGTCAGGGCGACTGTGTCCGGGGCGTTCTTATGTGGACCCGATTCGAGGTTGGTTGGTGGGGTGGATTGCCGGGGACCTGTCACGCACGAATCTCGAAATACGAATACCGCGATCGCTACGGGCCGCCGGCTTTGCGCGCCGGTCGGCAGACCATACCGAA
Proteins encoded:
- the ribB gene encoding 3,4-dihydroxy-2-butanone-4-phosphate synthase, producing the protein MDSIAAKQIPHQRKARSIAQNSRRTNMAVMDPDSFQQVKLAIADIAAGKPVVVVDDEDRENEGDLIFAADKATPELLAFMVRHTSGFVCVSLQEEDCQRLNLPPMCQVNEDARGTAYAVTVDAVGVGTGISATDRARTIRLLADPAAGASDFTRPGHVVPLRARAGGVLTRAGHTEASVDLAILAGLAPVGVLCEIVSRLDETSMARRDELEYFARAHDLTLISVADLIEYRQFSERQIDRRVEARMPFACGTFRALGYSSQLDDREHVALIDGDIGDGEDVLVHVHFECLTCDVFGSLRCDCGSQLQTSLEVVAAEGRGVVLYVRGHRGRGAALLNKLQALNLEDHGAYAFDGGATPTRPVNVPDYVVAAQILREIGVVSLRLLTDNPGEWAEFERHGLRVTGLAPSAEPPHPQNVLRVDTARNRMNQRQSRSIDLNSHSRLA